One Desulfonatronum sp. SC1 genomic region harbors:
- a CDS encoding KamA family radical SAM protein, whose protein sequence is MSSMTPYVLDSFTEEFFEGLFIAEEETSASEEQRAAVAELKNTALTQERTGPIVELFVELARIHGEQDLTPERLGLTREELVTLADKHAKLDEHGVTVGGRVGKALPIVVEAKARIADYLDRHAVEAPSGSEVWERIQENQARIKRVLGMTDADWNSYSGQLRHAIESVDALASVLDLPAKAVEEVRRVTQTYRMRLTPYYASLILPDRSNDPVLLQAVPTAEMIDNAGVEIPPVAADHSPARLIDQFYPRVVTIKATNMCAMYCTHCLRIAHIGAKDRIYSKEAYGEALDYIRANPEIRDVLVTGGDAFVLPNSMLEWLLGELDSIEHVRMKRLGTRIPVTTPQRVEEELLDILEASNDRKPIRVVTQINTAQEITPVSRAAFKAISRRVMAVMNQAVLLKGINDTKIKMWKLCETIQEAYVRPYYVFNCSYRNPQFAHLRVPVATGQEIIESMYGNISGDAIPRYIATAGGKIPLHKTNLLGRKDGNLRMHKPWNEERVMYPDADPGEYARRDFGFARYQADTEE, encoded by the coding sequence ATGAGCAGCATGACGCCGTATGTCTTGGATTCGTTTACCGAGGAGTTTTTTGAGGGCTTGTTCATCGCCGAGGAGGAGACTTCCGCATCAGAAGAACAGCGCGCCGCCGTGGCCGAGTTGAAGAACACGGCCCTGACCCAGGAACGCACCGGTCCCATTGTCGAACTGTTCGTGGAATTGGCTCGGATTCATGGCGAGCAGGACCTGACACCGGAACGACTTGGCCTGACCCGGGAGGAACTTGTAACTTTGGCGGACAAGCATGCCAAATTGGATGAGCACGGAGTGACCGTGGGCGGTCGAGTGGGCAAGGCCCTGCCCATTGTCGTCGAGGCCAAGGCCCGGATCGCCGACTACCTGGACCGCCACGCCGTTGAAGCGCCCAGCGGGAGCGAGGTTTGGGAGCGGATTCAGGAGAACCAGGCGCGGATCAAGCGCGTTCTGGGCATGACGGATGCGGACTGGAACTCCTATTCCGGGCAGTTGCGCCATGCCATTGAGAGCGTGGACGCGTTGGCCTCGGTGCTGGACCTGCCGGCCAAGGCCGTGGAGGAGGTCCGCCGGGTCACCCAAACCTATCGGATGCGCCTGACCCCATACTATGCCAGTCTGATCCTGCCGGATAGGAGCAACGATCCCGTGCTGCTCCAGGCCGTGCCCACCGCGGAAATGATCGACAACGCCGGGGTGGAGATCCCACCGGTGGCCGCGGATCATTCCCCGGCCCGGCTGATCGACCAATTCTATCCCCGGGTGGTGACCATCAAGGCCACCAATATGTGCGCCATGTACTGCACCCACTGTCTGCGCATCGCGCATATCGGCGCCAAGGACCGGATCTACAGCAAGGAGGCCTACGGCGAGGCCCTGGACTACATCCGGGCCAACCCGGAAATCCGGGACGTGCTGGTCACCGGCGGGGACGCATTCGTGCTGCCCAACTCCATGTTGGAATGGCTTCTGGGCGAGTTGGACTCCATCGAGCACGTGAGGATGAAGCGCCTGGGCACCAGGATTCCGGTCACCACGCCGCAGCGTGTGGAAGAGGAATTGCTGGACATCCTGGAGGCCAGCAACGACCGCAAACCGATACGCGTGGTTACCCAGATCAACACGGCCCAGGAGATAACTCCGGTGTCCAGGGCCGCTTTCAAGGCGATTTCTAGGCGGGTTATGGCAGTGATGAACCAGGCCGTGCTGCTCAAAGGCATCAACGATACGAAGATCAAGATGTGGAAGCTGTGCGAAACCATCCAGGAGGCCTATGTTCGCCCCTACTACGTGTTCAATTGCAGCTACCGCAACCCACAGTTCGCCCATTTGCGCGTTCCCGTGGCCACGGGCCAGGAGATCATCGAGAGCATGTACGGCAACATCTCCGGCGACGCCATCCCCCGGTACATCGCCACGGCCGGCGGTAAGATCCCCCTGCACAAGACCAACCTTCTCGGGCGCAAGGACGGCAACCTGCGGATGCACAAGCCCTGGAACGAGGAGCGGGTGATGTACCCGGACGCCGATCCCGGTGAGTATGCCCGCCGGGATTTCGGGTTCGCCAGGTATCAGGCTGACACGGAAGAATAG
- a CDS encoding TAXI family TRAP transporter solute-binding subunit produces MVGKKWFVALVVALGLALSAPQAMAKQDILFGGASITGVYYQVALQISNMMNKHMGGEYNYIGRPTGGSVFNINALDRGAFDFAVAQSDRNFQGYNGTADWEGKPVTGLRSVFSMHPETVMLVTRKDTGITTVESLKGKRVNIGNPGSGQRGNAEDVLRMYGLDFNTDFRAEALQQHEASRALVDRNIDAFFYTVGNPSAAIEEPAQSVDLDMVPLNSDAVKAFVAEHPFYITTSIPAGTYRGIDRDIETYAVTATVVTNDSVSEQVVYDMVKTVFDNLDELRASHAAFRNLNPEEMLQGLSAPLHPGAEKYYKEKGWM; encoded by the coding sequence ATGGTAGGAAAGAAATGGTTCGTAGCCTTGGTCGTCGCCCTTGGACTGGCATTGTCCGCGCCCCAGGCCATGGCGAAGCAGGACATTCTGTTCGGCGGAGCGTCCATTACCGGAGTTTACTATCAGGTCGCCCTGCAGATCAGCAACATGATGAACAAGCATATGGGCGGAGAGTACAACTACATCGGCCGGCCCACCGGTGGCTCGGTGTTCAACATCAACGCCCTGGATCGCGGAGCGTTTGATTTCGCCGTGGCCCAGTCCGACAGGAATTTCCAGGGCTACAACGGCACCGCTGACTGGGAAGGCAAGCCGGTCACGGGGTTGCGCAGCGTCTTCAGCATGCATCCCGAGACCGTCATGTTGGTCACTCGGAAAGATACGGGCATTACCACTGTTGAAAGCTTGAAGGGCAAGCGGGTGAACATCGGCAATCCCGGCTCGGGTCAGCGTGGCAACGCGGAGGACGTGTTGCGCATGTACGGGCTGGACTTCAACACGGATTTCCGGGCCGAGGCGTTGCAGCAGCATGAAGCTTCCCGTGCACTGGTGGACCGCAACATTGATGCTTTTTTCTACACCGTGGGTAACCCCAGCGCGGCCATCGAAGAGCCTGCCCAGTCCGTGGATCTGGACATGGTTCCCCTGAATTCCGACGCCGTCAAGGCGTTCGTGGCCGAGCACCCCTTTTACATCACGACCAGCATCCCCGCCGGCACGTACCGCGGCATTGACCGGGACATCGAGACCTACGCCGTGACCGCCACCGTGGTCACCAACGACTCCGTCTCCGAGCAGGTGGTCTACGACATGGTCAAGACGGTTTTTGACAACCTGGATGAACTGCGTGCTTCCCACGCAGCGTTCCGCAACCTGAACCCCGAGGAAATGCTGCAGGGCCTGTCCGCTCCGCTGCATCCCGGCGCTGAAAAGTACTACAAGGAAAAAGGCTGGATGTAG
- a CDS encoding M20 family metallopeptidase, with amino-acid sequence MRDQIAAYLADRETEAVELLRRLVEIQSGSRNKSGLDLMAEAMSEVLGQVLPDVRILPFADYGNMVQASSGPWITGESGFVLVGHMDTVFPPDTTFTVFQEDGDICRGPGVYDMKGGLVVGVYALKALRSLGVLNDMPVTFLCNSDEEIGSPASRPWIEEQAGRCLACLVFEGGGLNREVVTGRKGRLGLRVTVRGRAGHAAKGGSKASAILELAHKITALEALNDDAEVTVNVGYVEGGIGPNTVPELAQALVDARFLSPGGQSRLRESLAALFADQTVPGTSCEYVETSGRSAMPQSEANKGLYAAARRQAALLGYDLPDELRFGVSDANFIADRGVPVLDGLGPLGDLDHSDREYIVRCSLMERSALVASLLLDLWTNRAH; translated from the coding sequence ATGCGCGATCAAATTGCCGCCTACCTGGCGGACCGGGAAACCGAAGCCGTTGAACTGCTGCGGCGTTTGGTGGAGATCCAGAGCGGCAGTCGGAACAAGTCGGGTCTGGACCTTATGGCCGAGGCCATGAGCGAGGTACTGGGACAGGTCTTGCCGGATGTCCGAATCCTGCCCTTTGCCGACTACGGGAACATGGTCCAGGCCTCATCCGGGCCATGGATCACCGGCGAATCCGGCTTCGTCCTGGTGGGGCACATGGATACCGTGTTCCCACCTGACACGACGTTCACCGTCTTTCAGGAAGACGGCGATATCTGCCGCGGGCCCGGGGTTTACGACATGAAGGGCGGCTTGGTGGTTGGCGTTTACGCGCTCAAGGCGCTCCGGAGCCTGGGCGTTTTGAATGACATGCCGGTGACGTTTTTGTGTAATTCCGACGAGGAGATCGGCTCTCCGGCTTCCCGGCCCTGGATCGAGGAGCAAGCCGGGCGTTGTCTGGCCTGTTTGGTGTTTGAAGGCGGGGGGCTGAACCGGGAAGTGGTCACGGGCCGCAAGGGCAGATTGGGGTTGCGGGTGACGGTCCGCGGAAGGGCCGGACACGCGGCCAAGGGCGGTTCCAAGGCCAGCGCGATCCTGGAACTGGCCCACAAGATCACGGCCTTGGAAGCCTTGAACGACGACGCGGAAGTCACCGTGAACGTGGGCTACGTGGAGGGCGGAATCGGGCCGAACACCGTCCCGGAACTGGCCCAGGCCCTGGTGGACGCCCGGTTTCTCTCGCCTGGAGGCCAGTCCCGGCTGCGGGAATCGTTGGCGGCTCTTTTCGCGGATCAAACCGTTCCCGGCACTTCCTGCGAGTATGTCGAAACCTCGGGCCGCTCGGCCATGCCCCAATCCGAGGCGAACAAGGGCCTGTACGCGGCGGCCCGGAGGCAGGCGGCGCTGTTGGGATACGACTTGCCCGACGAGCTGCGTTTCGGAGTTTCCGACGCCAACTTCATTGCCGACCGAGGCGTTCCGGTTCTGGACGGGCTGGGGCCGCTAGGTGACCTGGACCACAGTGACAGAGAGTACATTGTCAGGTGCAGTCTGATGGAGCGCTCCGCCTTGGTCGCCTCATTGTTGCTGGATTTGTGGACCAATCGGGCCCACTGA